One genomic segment of Heliomicrobium undosum includes these proteins:
- the fapR gene encoding transcription factor FapR — MGGREKKEARLAALEQIVQENPFYTDGELARRLGVSIQTIRLDRQQIGIPEVRERTRQVAAEKLKEVRSLSSEEIVGELTHLQLGREAESRLLVTEAMLLQNSAIARGHYLFAQANSLAVAVVDASVAVTGLSRVRYRRPVRLDETVVARAQVVRVVGARNIIRIVSTVNDEVVFSGKFYVTARDKIAGT; from the coding sequence ATGGGGGGGCGGGAGAAAAAGGAAGCCCGTCTGGCCGCGCTGGAGCAGATCGTGCAGGAGAACCCCTTTTACACCGATGGGGAACTGGCGCGCCGACTGGGCGTGAGCATCCAGACGATCCGTCTGGATCGCCAGCAGATCGGCATTCCCGAGGTGCGGGAACGGACACGCCAGGTGGCCGCCGAGAAGTTGAAGGAGGTTCGCTCCCTCAGCAGCGAGGAGATCGTGGGCGAGTTGACCCACCTGCAGCTCGGCCGGGAGGCCGAATCGCGGCTCCTTGTGACAGAAGCCATGCTCCTGCAGAACTCTGCCATCGCCAGGGGACATTACCTCTTTGCCCAGGCCAACTCGCTGGCCGTGGCTGTCGTCGACGCCTCGGTGGCTGTGACCGGCCTTTCCCGGGTCCGCTACCGGCGCCCTGTCCGACTCGACGAGACCGTCGTCGCCCGGGCCCAGGTGGTCCGCGTCGTCGGCGCTCGCAACATCATTCGCATTGTCAGCACCGTCAACGACGAAGTTGTTTTTTCCGGTAAATTCTATGTGACCGCACGCGATAAAATCGCAGGGACCTAA
- the rpmF gene encoding 50S ribosomal protein L32 has translation MGVPQHRRSKSRNRQRRATQKLELVSFGPCPQCREPKMPHHVCPSCGFYRDREAGKKAE, from the coding sequence ATGGGTGTTCCTCAGCACCGGCGATCGAAATCGCGCAACCGGCAGCGCCGGGCGACCCAGAAGCTGGAACTGGTTTCCTTCGGTCCCTGCCCGCAGTGCCGTGAACCGAAAATGCCCCACCACGTATGTCCCAGCTGCGGTTTTTACCGTGACCGGGAAGCCGGCAAAAAAGCCGAATAA
- the fabD gene encoding ACP S-malonyltransferase produces MTQTLFMFPGQGSQFVGMGADLVRDYSEAREVFAEADDTLGFSLSRLCFEGPEEELRLTANTQPALLATSIAYFRVLAAKGWKADWAAGHSLGEYSALVAAGSLTLADGLRLVRQRGLFMQEAVPAGQGTMAAIMGLEAEAVEDVCRQAAAAVDGVVEPANFNGAGQVVIAGERLAVEKAMELAKAAGAKRSIPLNVSAPFHCSLMQPAAERMAGLLRTAAIADPVIPLVANVTAAPARDAEAVRENLILQVDHPVRWEQSIRFLADQGVTRFVEVGPGKVLSGLVRKIAKGAEVLAAGDIQA; encoded by the coding sequence ATGACACAGACACTGTTCATGTTTCCCGGGCAGGGATCCCAGTTTGTCGGCATGGGGGCCGATCTGGTCCGCGACTACAGCGAAGCCCGCGAGGTTTTCGCTGAAGCCGACGATACACTCGGTTTTTCGCTCAGCCGGCTCTGCTTCGAAGGACCGGAAGAGGAACTGCGCCTGACGGCCAACACCCAACCGGCGCTCTTAGCCACCTCCATCGCTTACTTCCGGGTGCTGGCGGCGAAAGGGTGGAAGGCCGACTGGGCGGCCGGCCACAGCCTGGGCGAATACTCGGCGCTGGTGGCGGCAGGCAGCCTGACACTGGCAGACGGCTTGCGCCTCGTGCGCCAGCGTGGGCTCTTCATGCAGGAGGCCGTGCCGGCTGGACAAGGGACGATGGCGGCCATCATGGGCCTTGAGGCGGAAGCCGTGGAAGACGTCTGCCGGCAGGCCGCAGCCGCTGTTGACGGGGTAGTCGAACCGGCCAACTTCAACGGCGCCGGTCAGGTGGTCATCGCCGGAGAGCGGTTGGCAGTCGAGAAGGCGATGGAACTGGCCAAGGCGGCCGGCGCTAAGCGCTCCATTCCGCTGAATGTGAGCGCCCCCTTCCACTGTTCCCTGATGCAGCCGGCGGCGGAGCGCATGGCCGGTTTGCTCCGGACGGCGGCCATCGCCGATCCGGTCATCCCGCTGGTGGCCAACGTGACGGCGGCGCCTGCCCGCGACGCGGAAGCGGTCCGGGAAAACCTGATCCTCCAGGTGGACCATCCTGTCCGGTGGGAGCAATCGATCCGCTTCCTCGCCGACCAGGGCGTCACCCGTTTTGTCGAGGTCGGTCCGGGGAAGGTTCTCTCCGGTTTGGTCCGCAAGATCGCCAAAGGGGCTGAAGTCCTCGCGGCAGGCGATATCCAGGCCTAG
- a CDS encoding beta-ketoacyl-ACP synthase III codes for MKKVGIWGTGSYLPERVMTNKEFESMVDTSDEWIVTRTGIRERRVAAPEEAVSDLSAIAGARALEAAGVAPEEVDLVIVGSCTFDTYLPASACLAAEKMGARRAAAFDLETACTSFIYGCAVGAQFIATGMYRHVLVIGAEVLSKFLDYRDRNTCVLFGDGAGAALLGPVEEGGFKAFDLGADGSGGELITVPAGGSRMPASAATLEEGQHYVKMNGKEVYKFAVRVIGDASQKALDGAGWRQEEIDMLIPHQANLRIIESAAKKLGLSMEKVAVNLDRCGNMSAASIPVALDEVVRAGKVKTGDRLLMVGFGSGLTWGSMAIEWNPGQR; via the coding sequence TTGAAAAAAGTGGGCATTTGGGGCACTGGCTCCTATTTGCCGGAGCGGGTCATGACGAACAAGGAATTTGAGTCCATGGTCGACACGAGTGACGAGTGGATCGTCACCCGGACGGGGATCCGGGAACGCCGTGTCGCCGCTCCCGAAGAGGCGGTCAGCGATCTCTCCGCCATCGCCGGCGCCCGCGCCCTGGAAGCGGCCGGCGTGGCGCCGGAGGAGGTCGATCTGGTCATCGTCGGCAGTTGCACCTTCGACACCTACCTTCCGGCCTCGGCCTGTTTGGCCGCCGAGAAGATGGGCGCCCGCCGGGCCGCCGCCTTCGACCTGGAGACGGCCTGCACCAGCTTCATCTACGGTTGCGCCGTTGGCGCCCAGTTCATCGCCACCGGCATGTACCGCCATGTGCTTGTCATCGGCGCAGAGGTCTTATCGAAGTTTTTAGATTACCGCGACCGCAACACCTGTGTGCTCTTCGGCGACGGCGCCGGCGCCGCCCTGCTCGGCCCTGTCGAGGAGGGTGGATTCAAAGCCTTTGACCTGGGCGCTGACGGTTCAGGGGGCGAACTGATCACCGTTCCCGCCGGCGGCAGTCGCATGCCGGCGTCGGCAGCCACCCTGGAAGAGGGGCAGCACTACGTCAAGATGAACGGCAAAGAGGTCTACAAGTTTGCCGTCCGCGTCATCGGCGACGCCTCCCAGAAGGCGCTCGACGGGGCCGGATGGCGGCAGGAAGAGATCGATATGCTGATCCCCCACCAGGCCAATCTGCGCATCATCGAATCGGCAGCGAAGAAACTCGGCTTGTCGATGGAAAAGGTGGCCGTCAACCTGGATCGTTGCGGCAACATGTCAGCAGCGTCAATCCCGGTGGCCCTTGATGAGGTGGTTCGCGCCGGCAAGGTCAAGACGGGCGATCGCCTGCTGATGGTCGGCTTCGGTTCCGGGTTGACCTGGGGAAGCATGGCCATTGAATGGAATCCCGGGCAGCGGTAA
- the acpP gene encoding acyl carrier protein, producing MSSIFDKVKAIVVEQLGVDEEEVNMETSFEDLNADSLDIVELVMALEEEFDIEIPDEDAEKIKTIGSAVEYIKENQ from the coding sequence GTGTCATCCATTTTCGATAAAGTCAAAGCCATCGTGGTCGAACAATTAGGAGTTGACGAAGAAGAAGTCAACATGGAGACTTCTTTTGAGGACCTGAACGCCGACTCTTTGGATATTGTTGAACTGGTTATGGCGTTGGAAGAGGAATTCGATATCGAGATTCCTGACGAAGATGCAGAAAAGATCAAGACCATCGGGTCGGCTGTAGAGTACATCAAGGAAAATCAGTAA
- a CDS encoding YceD family protein produces MQVDRGLLLKVRERDLTVPLSGQWQTDLDGDLRLEGPVDVDGLLSREEGGYRFRGSLSARLAGACDRCMTPVNMELHVPVEATFTVSAETEASEEAEPTGEVPNYPLEKDGELDLSPAFHESLIFALPMKVLCQEDCPGLCPQCGALRAQGPCGCPDEPADPRLAPLQALLSGKGRSET; encoded by the coding sequence GTGCAAGTTGATCGGGGTTTATTGCTCAAAGTCCGCGAACGGGATCTGACGGTTCCCCTCTCCGGTCAATGGCAGACCGACCTGGATGGCGACCTCCGCCTGGAGGGACCTGTCGATGTGGACGGGCTGCTTTCCCGGGAGGAAGGCGGATACCGCTTCCGCGGCAGCCTCTCGGCCCGGCTCGCAGGCGCTTGTGATCGCTGTATGACGCCGGTGAACATGGAACTGCATGTTCCCGTCGAAGCGACCTTCACCGTGTCCGCCGAAACGGAAGCCTCGGAAGAAGCGGAACCAACGGGCGAAGTCCCCAACTATCCCTTGGAAAAAGACGGGGAACTGGATTTGAGCCCCGCTTTTCATGAAAGCCTCATCTTCGCCTTGCCGATGAAGGTGTTGTGTCAGGAGGATTGCCCCGGACTCTGTCCACAATGCGGCGCATTGCGGGCGCAGGGACCCTGCGGTTGTCCGGATGAACCGGCCGATCCCCGGCTGGCCCCTCTCCAGGCCTTGTTAAGTGGCAAAGGGCGTTCCGAGACGTAA
- the rnc gene encoding ribonuclease III produces MKRAPNHPAELARRIGIAGEDLATLEMALTHPSFAYENPQAPQEHNQRLEFLGDAVLGLVIGEQLFARYPAWTEGELSRRRAAVVCEANLADGARRLQLGAWLKLGRGEEASGGREKPSILADALEAVIGALFLSGGVEAARRFILDLFGDALENAQNLVSGDNKTAFQEWVQRTGPADIRYCIVDESGPDHDKRFVAAVMVNGTVIADGQGRTKKEAEQQAAGRAMREWAGRKG; encoded by the coding sequence ATGAAAAGAGCACCCAATCACCCAGCCGAACTGGCCCGGCGGATCGGCATCGCCGGCGAAGACCTGGCGACGCTGGAGATGGCTTTGACCCATCCCTCCTTCGCCTATGAGAATCCCCAGGCGCCGCAGGAGCACAACCAGCGTCTGGAGTTTCTAGGCGACGCCGTTCTCGGCCTCGTCATCGGCGAGCAACTGTTTGCGCGCTACCCGGCCTGGACGGAGGGGGAACTGTCACGCCGGCGGGCCGCTGTTGTCTGTGAGGCCAACCTGGCCGACGGGGCGCGCCGGCTGCAACTCGGCGCCTGGCTGAAGCTGGGCCGCGGCGAGGAGGCCAGCGGCGGGAGAGAGAAGCCGTCGATCCTGGCGGACGCCCTGGAGGCGGTCATCGGCGCCCTCTTCCTTTCGGGGGGCGTTGAGGCGGCGCGCCGCTTCATCCTCGACCTCTTCGGCGATGCCCTGGAGAATGCCCAGAACCTGGTCAGCGGCGACAACAAGACGGCCTTTCAAGAGTGGGTGCAGCGGACCGGCCCCGCCGACATTCGCTACTGCATCGTCGACGAGAGCGGTCCCGATCATGACAAGCGCTTCGTGGCCGCTGTCATGGTCAACGGGACAGTGATCGCCGACGGCCAGGGGCGCACGAAAAAAGAGGCGGAACAGCAGGCGGCCGGCCGGGCTATGCGGGAATGGGCCGGCAGAAAGGGATGA
- the plsX gene encoding phosphate acyltransferase PlsX: MRIALDAMGGDHAPGEIVKGAIEAAEELDLQILLVGRPDAIEPLLAEASASARSRLDIVAASEVIAMDESPATALRKKKDASIVVATRLVKEGRAQALVSAGSTGAQMAASLLGLGRISGIDRPAIATILPTLEGGKLLLDVGANSEAKPRNLLQFAHMGSIYAEKVMGIANPRVALLNIGEEETKGNELVLGAYGMLREAPLRFIGNVEGRDLFFGRADVIVCDGFVGNVVLKFGEGMVSALKTMIKDELKNSRMAQVGAFLATPALRGMGKRLDYAEYGGAPLLGVNGVSIICHGSSKAKAIKNALRVARQGVQQNFIAAIQEHIPGKVEPVC, encoded by the coding sequence TTGCGCATTGCGCTGGACGCCATGGGCGGTGATCACGCTCCGGGAGAAATCGTCAAAGGCGCCATCGAGGCTGCCGAGGAACTGGACTTGCAGATCCTGCTCGTCGGGCGTCCTGACGCCATCGAGCCCCTGCTCGCAGAAGCCTCCGCCAGCGCTCGTTCGCGCCTGGATATTGTCGCCGCATCCGAGGTCATCGCCATGGATGAATCGCCGGCAACGGCCCTCCGCAAGAAAAAGGACGCCTCGATTGTCGTGGCGACGAGGCTCGTCAAGGAGGGGCGTGCCCAGGCTCTCGTGTCCGCCGGCTCTACAGGCGCCCAGATGGCCGCTTCCTTGCTCGGGCTGGGGCGCATCAGCGGCATCGACCGTCCCGCCATCGCCACGATCCTGCCCACACTGGAGGGCGGCAAACTGCTGCTCGATGTGGGCGCCAATTCGGAGGCCAAACCCCGGAACCTGCTCCAGTTCGCGCACATGGGCAGCATCTATGCCGAGAAGGTGATGGGGATCGCCAACCCCCGCGTCGCCTTGCTGAACATCGGCGAGGAGGAGACGAAGGGGAACGAACTCGTCCTCGGCGCTTACGGGATGCTCCGGGAGGCGCCGCTCCGCTTCATCGGCAACGTGGAAGGGCGCGATCTCTTCTTTGGCCGCGCTGACGTGATTGTCTGCGACGGTTTTGTCGGCAACGTGGTCTTGAAGTTCGGCGAGGGCATGGTCAGCGCCCTGAAAACGATGATCAAGGACGAACTGAAAAACAGCCGCATGGCTCAGGTGGGCGCCTTCCTGGCCACACCGGCCTTGCGGGGCATGGGGAAACGCCTCGATTACGCCGAATACGGCGGCGCGCCCCTCTTGGGCGTCAACGGCGTCTCCATCATCTGCCACGGATCGTCAAAGGCGAAGGCGATCAAGAACGCCCTGCGGGTGGCCCGCCAGGGTGTGCAACAGAACTTCATCGCCGCTATACAGGAACATATCCCCGGAAAGGTGGAGCCGGTATGTTGA
- the fabK gene encoding enoyl-[acyl-carrier-protein] reductase FabK, producing MRTVLCDLLGIRYPVLQGGMAWVATAELAAAVSEAGGLGIVGAGQAPAEWLDNEIKKIKARTSKPFGVNVMLMSPHVDAIINLIIEHRVPVITTGAGNPGKYIPRLKEIGTKVIPVVSAVALAQRLEKSGVDALIAEGMESGGHVGELTTMALVPQIVDAVKIPVIAAGGIADGRQFAAALSLGAVGVQMGTRFMCATECTIHQNVKSMVLKAKDRDTVVTGRPTGHPVRVLKNKLVRQFEELERRAASAEELEALGVGKLRKAMVEGDVEMGSVMAGQVAAMVCREQSAAEIIEEIIAETGKVLVRMGGMAAGSQEA from the coding sequence GTGAGAACCGTTTTGTGTGATCTTTTGGGAATCCGCTATCCCGTCCTGCAGGGCGGGATGGCCTGGGTGGCCACGGCGGAACTGGCGGCAGCCGTCTCGGAAGCCGGCGGTTTGGGCATCGTCGGCGCCGGTCAGGCGCCAGCCGAATGGCTGGATAATGAGATCAAGAAGATCAAGGCGCGCACATCGAAGCCCTTCGGCGTCAACGTGATGCTCATGTCCCCCCATGTGGACGCCATCATAAATCTGATTATCGAGCACCGCGTTCCGGTGATCACCACCGGCGCCGGTAACCCCGGCAAGTACATCCCTCGCCTGAAGGAGATCGGCACGAAGGTCATCCCCGTCGTCTCCGCTGTGGCCCTGGCCCAGCGTTTGGAGAAGTCCGGCGTTGACGCGCTGATCGCCGAAGGGATGGAATCGGGCGGTCATGTAGGTGAACTGACGACGATGGCCCTCGTGCCCCAGATCGTTGACGCCGTCAAGATCCCTGTCATCGCTGCAGGCGGCATCGCCGACGGGCGCCAGTTTGCGGCCGCCCTCAGCCTGGGCGCAGTGGGTGTGCAGATGGGCACCCGGTTCATGTGCGCCACTGAATGCACCATCCACCAGAATGTGAAGTCCATGGTGCTCAAGGCCAAGGACCGCGACACCGTCGTCACCGGGCGCCCGACGGGCCATCCCGTGCGGGTGCTGAAGAACAAGCTCGTTCGCCAGTTTGAAGAACTGGAACGGCGGGCCGCGTCGGCGGAGGAACTGGAAGCCCTCGGCGTTGGCAAATTGCGCAAGGCCATGGTGGAGGGCGACGTGGAGATGGGGTCCGTCATGGCCGGCCAGGTGGCCGCCATGGTCTGCCGCGAGCAAAGCGCAGCTGAAATCATCGAGGAGATCATCGCCGAAACGGGAAAGGTGCTCGTCCGCATGGGCGGCATGGCGGCAGGATCACAGGAGGCATAA
- a CDS encoding NAD(P)H-dependent flavin oxidoreductase: MKLPELKIGHLVAKLPIVQGGMAIRISTAPLAAAVANEGGIGLIAATGMTLDELREEIREARRRTQGIIGINCLFAAREFPSLVKTAIEEGIDLVVSGAGFSRDMFQWGKESGTLIVPIVSSARLARMAEKLGAAAVVVEGKEAGGHLGTDEPMKKILPEVVAAVDIPVIAAGGVIDGHDIVEVLNMGASGVQMGTRFAASEESAAAPEFKELYLRATHDDVILIDSPVGLPGRGLKNPFWHKLTGGADFSPKKCVACLKHCSKWFCIVEALDKAQKGDLETGLVFSGEHVERIKEILPVRQIVQNILQEVEAY, translated from the coding sequence GTGAAGCTTCCGGAGTTAAAAATCGGCCACCTGGTGGCCAAGCTGCCCATCGTCCAGGGCGGTATGGCGATTCGCATTTCCACGGCGCCCTTGGCGGCTGCCGTCGCCAACGAAGGCGGGATCGGCCTGATCGCTGCGACCGGCATGACGCTTGATGAACTGAGAGAAGAGATCCGGGAGGCCCGGCGTCGGACCCAAGGGATCATCGGCATCAACTGTCTTTTCGCTGCCCGCGAGTTTCCCAGTCTGGTAAAGACGGCCATCGAAGAAGGCATCGATCTCGTCGTTTCCGGGGCCGGTTTTTCCCGGGATATGTTCCAGTGGGGGAAGGAATCAGGCACCCTGATCGTCCCCATCGTCTCCTCGGCGCGGTTGGCCCGGATGGCTGAAAAACTGGGCGCCGCCGCCGTCGTTGTCGAAGGCAAGGAAGCCGGCGGGCACCTGGGCACCGACGAGCCGATGAAGAAAATACTGCCGGAAGTGGTTGCAGCCGTTGACATCCCGGTCATCGCTGCAGGCGGTGTCATCGACGGTCATGACATCGTCGAGGTGTTGAATATGGGCGCCAGTGGGGTGCAGATGGGCACCCGTTTCGCCGCCAGTGAGGAATCGGCGGCTGCGCCGGAATTCAAAGAGTTGTATTTGCGCGCCACCCATGACGATGTGATTCTCATCGACAGCCCTGTGGGCCTGCCGGGACGAGGCCTCAAAAACCCCTTCTGGCACAAGTTAACCGGCGGGGCGGACTTTTCGCCGAAAAAATGCGTTGCATGTTTGAAGCACTGTTCCAAGTGGTTCTGCATCGTCGAGGCGCTTGATAAGGCACAGAAAGGCGATCTTGAAACAGGTCTCGTCTTCTCGGGCGAGCATGTGGAGCGGATCAAGGAGATCCTGCCGGTTCGCCAGATCGTACAGAACATCCTGCAGGAAGTGGAAGCGTATTAA
- the fabF gene encoding beta-ketoacyl-ACP synthase II, whose product MSKRVVITGVGVVSPVGTGKEKFWSALTNGVSGIGPVTRFDASDLPTQVAGEVKDFEPTQFLDRKEARRMDRFSQYGVAAAKMAIEDAGFDLDTVDRDRFGVVLGCGIGGMETFEDQAKVMMQKGVGRISPFFVPMMISNMAAGYISMNLNLRGPSETVVTACASATNACGSAFRLIQRGDCKAVLTGGTEASIVRLAFAGFCAMKAMSTLNEEPAKASRPFDRDRSGFVMGEGSGILVFEELEHALARGARIYAEVVGYGSSCDAYHITDPAPNGEGAARAMQAALDDAGLKPEEITYINAHGTATEKNDYFETLAIKSVFGEAANKVAISSTKSMTGHLLGAAGGVELIASALAVHDDIIPPTINLENPGEGCDLDYVPREARKLTVDTAISNTFGFGGHNATMVIRKYRPGE is encoded by the coding sequence ATGAGCAAGCGCGTGGTCATCACGGGTGTCGGCGTGGTATCGCCCGTAGGGACAGGCAAGGAGAAGTTTTGGTCCGCCCTGACCAACGGCGTATCCGGCATCGGCCCTGTCACCCGTTTTGACGCCAGCGATCTTCCGACCCAGGTTGCCGGTGAGGTTAAAGATTTTGAACCCACCCAGTTTCTCGACCGCAAGGAAGCGCGGCGGATGGATCGCTTCTCTCAATACGGCGTGGCGGCGGCCAAGATGGCCATCGAGGATGCCGGTTTTGATCTCGATACGGTGGACCGGGACCGCTTCGGCGTCGTCCTGGGTTGCGGCATCGGCGGTATGGAGACCTTCGAAGATCAGGCCAAGGTGATGATGCAAAAAGGTGTCGGCCGGATCAGCCCTTTCTTCGTTCCCATGATGATCTCCAACATGGCCGCCGGTTATATCTCCATGAACCTCAACCTGCGAGGACCGAGCGAGACGGTGGTGACGGCCTGCGCCTCGGCGACGAACGCCTGCGGCAGCGCCTTCCGGCTCATCCAGCGCGGCGACTGCAAGGCCGTGCTGACCGGCGGGACCGAAGCCTCCATTGTCCGGCTCGCCTTCGCTGGTTTCTGCGCCATGAAGGCCATGTCCACCCTCAATGAAGAGCCAGCCAAGGCCAGCCGCCCCTTTGATCGTGACCGCAGCGGTTTCGTCATGGGCGAAGGCTCCGGCATCCTCGTCTTTGAGGAACTGGAACACGCCCTTGCCCGGGGCGCCCGCATCTATGCGGAGGTGGTCGGCTACGGTTCCTCCTGTGACGCCTACCACATCACCGACCCGGCGCCGAACGGCGAAGGGGCCGCCCGGGCCATGCAGGCCGCCCTCGATGACGCCGGCCTGAAGCCGGAGGAGATCACCTACATCAACGCCCACGGCACGGCGACGGAGAAGAACGATTACTTCGAGACGCTGGCCATCAAGTCCGTCTTTGGCGAAGCGGCGAACAAGGTAGCCATCAGTTCGACCAAGTCTATGACGGGGCACCTCCTCGGCGCCGCCGGCGGTGTCGAGTTGATCGCCTCCGCCCTCGCTGTCCATGACGATATCATCCCTCCGACGATCAACCTCGAAAACCCCGGCGAGGGCTGTGATCTCGATTATGTTCCCCGCGAGGCGCGCAAACTAACGGTGGATACGGCCATTTCCAACACCTTTGGTTTTGGCGGACACAACGCGACCATGGTGATCCGCAAGTACCGCCCCGGGGAGTAA
- the fabG gene encoding 3-oxoacyl-[acyl-carrier-protein] reductase, with translation MGVDKRAALITGGSRGIGRAIALQLAAKGYAVAVNYAGSADKANAVVDEIISAGGEAFAVQADVSQPEQVDAMIQKVLDTFGRLDVLVNNAGITRDNLLMRLKEDDWDNVIDTNLKGVYLCTKGVVKTMLKQRSGRIVNITSVVGQTGNAGQANYAAAKAGVIAFTKTVAKEVGSRNITVNAVAPGYIQTDMTEKLPVEARENFVRSIPLGRMGQPDDVAKVVTFLVSEDAAYITGQTINVDGGLVMI, from the coding sequence ATGGGTGTAGACAAGCGGGCGGCCTTGATTACCGGCGGATCGCGCGGGATCGGACGAGCCATCGCCCTGCAACTGGCGGCCAAGGGTTATGCCGTGGCTGTCAATTACGCCGGAAGCGCCGACAAGGCCAACGCCGTCGTTGACGAGATCATCTCGGCCGGGGGCGAGGCCTTCGCCGTGCAGGCCGACGTGTCCCAACCGGAACAGGTTGACGCCATGATTCAGAAGGTGCTCGACACCTTCGGACGGCTCGATGTGCTGGTGAATAACGCGGGCATCACCCGGGATAATCTGTTAATGCGCTTAAAAGAAGACGATTGGGACAATGTGATAGATACCAATTTGAAAGGCGTCTATCTTTGCACCAAGGGCGTCGTCAAAACCATGCTCAAACAGCGGAGCGGGCGCATTGTCAATATTACTTCCGTTGTGGGCCAGACGGGCAACGCCGGTCAAGCCAACTACGCCGCCGCCAAAGCCGGCGTGATCGCTTTTACAAAGACGGTGGCCAAAGAAGTGGGATCCCGCAACATCACGGTCAACGCCGTGGCGCCCGGATACATCCAGACAGACATGACGGAGAAACTGCCGGTCGAGGCGCGGGAGAATTTCGTTCGATCCATTCCGTTGGGACGGATGGGGCAACCGGATGATGTAGCGAAAGTGGTCACTTTCCTGGTTTCTGAAGATGCGGCATATATTACAGGCCAGACGATCAATGTCGACGGCGGCCTTGTGATGATCTAG
- a CDS encoding acetate/propionate family kinase, giving the protein MIVLVINSGSSSLKYQVFDMQKEALLAKGLVERIGLNGSILTHRPTGKDQVVIETEIPNHDRAIQLTVEALTHEDHGVVASMREIDAVGHRVAHGGDKFSDSAVINEQSLANIRALFEVAPLHNPPAVMGIEACQHMLPGVPQVAVFDTAFHQTIPGYAYNYALPYALAEKYSLRRYGFHGTSHKYVAQRAAAMLGRSLEDLKIITCHLGNGASIAAIDGGRSVDTSMGFTPLEGLIMGTRVGDMDPAAVPFLMEKEGLTTGQINDLMNKKSGVLGVSGVSSDFRDLEEGAAKGNERCQMALDMFAYRVKKYIGAYAAVMNGVDAIVFTAGLGENSPSMRRSVCSGLGYLGVQLDEEKNKGRGEADVSTAGATCRVMVVPTNEELMIARDTYRLLK; this is encoded by the coding sequence ATGATCGTTTTGGTTATCAACTCTGGTAGTTCTTCGCTCAAGTACCAGGTTTTTGACATGCAGAAGGAAGCGCTGCTCGCCAAAGGCCTGGTCGAACGGATCGGCCTGAACGGTTCTATTTTGACTCATCGACCGACCGGCAAAGACCAGGTCGTCATCGAAACGGAGATCCCGAACCATGACCGGGCGATCCAACTGACCGTCGAAGCCCTGACCCATGAGGACCATGGCGTCGTTGCGTCGATGCGTGAAATCGACGCTGTGGGGCACCGCGTTGCCCATGGCGGCGATAAGTTTTCCGACTCGGCTGTCATCAATGAGCAGTCGTTGGCCAATATCCGCGCCCTCTTCGAAGTGGCGCCGCTGCACAACCCGCCGGCGGTGATGGGTATCGAGGCCTGCCAGCACATGCTGCCCGGCGTTCCCCAGGTCGCTGTTTTTGACACGGCCTTCCACCAGACGATTCCCGGCTACGCCTACAACTACGCCCTCCCCTATGCGTTAGCGGAAAAGTATTCCCTCCGCCGCTACGGCTTCCACGGCACTTCCCACAAGTATGTGGCCCAGCGGGCTGCGGCCATGCTCGGCCGGTCCCTGGAGGATCTCAAAATCATCACCTGCCACCTGGGCAATGGCGCCTCCATCGCCGCCATCGACGGTGGTCGTTCCGTCGACACGTCGATGGGCTTCACGCCGCTGGAAGGCCTGATCATGGGCACCCGCGTCGGTGACATGGATCCGGCCGCCGTTCCCTTCCTGATGGAAAAAGAGGGATTGACGACAGGCCAGATCAACGATCTGATGAACAAAAAGAGCGGCGTCCTCGGCGTTTCCGGCGTCTCCAGCGATTTCCGCGACCTGGAAGAAGGGGCCGCCAAAGGGAACGAGCGTTGCCAAATGGCGCTTGACATGTTCGCCTATCGTGTTAAAAAATATATTGGCGCCTATGCCGCTGTGATGAACGGCGTCGATGCCATCGTCTTTACGGCCGGTCTCGGCGAGAACTCGCCCTCCATGCGCCGGTCTGTCTGCAGCGGCCTCGGCTACCTGGGCGTCCAACTGGACGAAGAGAAGAACAAGGGGCGCGGTGAAGCCGATGTCTCCACCGCAGGCGCGACCTGCCGCGTCATGGTGGTGCCGACGAACGAAGAACTGATGATCGCCCGTGACACCTACCGCCTCCTGAAATAA